Genomic window (Rhodamnia argentea isolate NSW1041297 unplaced genomic scaffold, ASM2092103v1 Rarg_v2.41, whole genome shotgun sequence):
AGCCTGAGAGCTGAGTGAGGACCTTATTTTATTTGAGATGCTCTTTTCCTTCCAAAGCGAAATAATCACTCCTGTAGCTTATTGCGCTCGATCTACATCCTACCTAACTCGATCTTGCTCTTCCTCTTACACACAGAAGGTTTTTGCTCTCGTATTGCGGGTTTTCCACTTCGTTCAGTTACATTAGGGCTTTACCCAACTCTATCTTGGTGATTAAGTTCCGCTGTTTTTGGTGTGAAATGAGCTTATTCTAGGATAGGAGGTCTTGTCGGTATGGAACCTACCTTTCCGGAGTGAAGGATTGTCATCCTATAGccgagtttttttatttttgtttagagtCGAGTGATCAAGCTTACGATTCTGCCGTTAGTGAGAAGCAAGTAAACTCTATAGCCCTAAACTAAAGGAGCAGGTCAAGTTCGTTCAGCTTGAGGGATAAATTACATGGCTGAACTGCCAGTCCATCAAATATCGTAGTTTCTCCTTAAGAGCAAGAGGTTCCTTGTGTGAAACTTATATTAGGCAAAATCAAGGTTGCCAACTCGGCATTCCTCCCATCTAGGGTCCGCTTGTTCAATAACCTCTGATGGCATTCGCACAATAGTTTTCCCATCTAGAATTTCTGGTTCCAAATACTGCAGTTACAATTTTGTTGCCTTAGCGCCATCTTTCAAGAGGTTAGCCCAATAAAATGACCCCTATTAGATTGTGGTTTAGTGGGCTGCTCTACATTAATCGCAGGCGTAGATTTAGGATCTGATGGACCAGAGTTAACCAGCACATTAGCAGGGTTGGGTTTACTTACCCAAGGAAGTGTTGAACACGCGCCCATTTTACAGCAGATGGAGCAGCAACCATGGAAGCCTTCCTTGATGAAGCAGGGGGCGAGATCCTTCATCCTCAGTTACTTCCCGAGCAGACAACAGATAGGAAGGACGACGGCCTCTACCTCCTCTCGACAATCGACCACCTGATCTAGCCCTGCCCCTACGAGAATCAGAGAAGGGATCTTGGTTTATCCCTCTCAGCTCATCAATCTCTTTCCTAGGCCTGTTCCAGGTGTGTGCCCGGAAGCTCTTGTTCCGATGCTTTGTTGTCGGCCTTACGAGGGAAAATTTTTTGGTCTCGCGTATAAAAGATAACGGCTGCATTTAGGTTATATCTTTATATAAGAAACCTTGCTGCTATGCTAAAAAAGCAACAATTGAAGTTCTAAAATTACATGTTCTTCGATTATAAAAAATGCATTTAATATAAAAAGAGAAGCAAGTGTATAGAACTTCTTCGAGGCGGTTCCTTCGGCCGGCCGCCTTTGACAGGAAGGCTCTTTCCATTCCTTGAAGTAGCGAGGCTCGTTGAAGCAGACCTAGGCAGAAGGAAAGGAGGTCGTTCGTTCGAGAATAGGAGTCGTTTCCTGTTAACAACGGAAAGCGGATCAGTTGAGTGGCAAGCCAGCTGATAGGGCCACGAAGCACCCAACGAATGGAGGACTGGAACGGCTTTAATCATATGCTTAACACAGCCAGTTCGAAAACGAGCTAGTCGCCTTACTTCGAGAACGAACTATTTACTTAACCCGGACGGTTCTTTGCTCAACACTGACTGCTCGTTGCTTTACACGAACAGTTCCCCAATCCTCATTCGCCCCCCTACGTGCTCTCTTTCGAGGACCTGAACCTGAACCCGCCCCTCATTTAGCATGAAGCTTGCTGGCGGCATCGATGACGGTGTCGGCGGAGTTCTCAGGTACCAACTCAACTCCACAAAGTGCTTTTACACCTGGCCTCTCTTTTGCACTGGAAGGGACCTATCGTGACCCTAAAACTGAAGACCCCATAAACTcgcgattgaaaaaaaaacgaaatcgGGATGAGCTAAGCTcaaaaaccaaaagagaaagatgCGATGCGAGAGTTCACGAATGACCGATCGATACAGTACGAGAGCTTCCACGGAATTTATATCAAAAGAAATCTCTTTAGGAAAGCAAGTCCCGTCGAGTTAGCCGTTGGAGGAAAGGCATGACTTAAGAGGAGAGCGAGTGACTTTCAGGCGAGATGGTTCAATAGTCGATTAGATAAAGGCCGTTCCTACTTCCAACGAGGAGAAGAAAGTCGTCAATAAATAGCGTAAATGTAAATAAGGAAGTGGCTTTTATTGTTCATGACTCCGCTCCTATTGAATAGAATTAGGAAGAAGGGCCGCTAGTcattcttttcagaatccgaagtcgaatcttttcttttccttgcttaTTCGTCAAGATTTTCTTTGTGTTCCGTGTACCGCACCGAAGCTTGTGGAGCCTATGCGAAGCAAGCGGGTAGAAGATCTCATATTAAAGAATTCGCTTTGAGTTCGTTCTTTTTCATCATGTCTTGGTTCACAGTTTATCTGAATCAGACTAAGAGATTGGCATCAACAAAGCAAGGCCCCATTGAGCTTAGCCTAGAGCAGATCGAAAAGGTCTCGCGAAGGCGGGAACCCCTTGCCGAagatccttctctttctctgtgAAGATAGACTGCTCTTTCTTGCTTTGCGTGTCAAGTGCGAGATTGGTTGAGAACCCTTCGCCCACAGTGCTTTCAAAAGCAGGTCTCCGTTTGGTGTTCCGTGTACTAGGGTTAAGGTGGAAGATCGAAATGGAAGTCATATATAGCCTATTAATTATAAATCGATTTTCAATTCAGGTTTACAACAAAACAACAATATCATAAGAGAAGAAAGATCTCCGCGTAGAAAGATTAgctcttccttcctttcttcatccTAGCACTATGAGATGAGATTGATCCCTTCTGACTCCCATGCTTTCCGTTGGTCAACAACCAACCCAAATTCTTTCTACTTCTTCACGAGTCCTACAGGAAGGAATCTCTTTCTTTCCGGGAATCCTTTTTCTCTCAATCCATcaatatgtttcaaaaatttccaccttttgtcaaaatttggaaaagtgTCATTTTCTGGTTACCAATTCCAATTGCTCTTTGTGGGGTATTCCTCACTTGTGATGTATTCCTCAGAAGGAGCTATTGTGATGCAGCGGAACCATGGCAATTAGGATCTCAAGACGCAGCAACACCTATGATGCAAGGAATTATACACTTGCCGGGCGATATAACATGTATCTCTTTTTCTCTGGTTCTACGTTTCTTCCTGCCTTTCTTTCTTACTTTATGTCAGTGGAGGTTCTACTATTTTCCGCAAACAGGGTTTGGCAAGAGCACAACTACTCTCGAGATTATCGGGACCATATTTACTCGTATCTTTCTGGTGCTGATGCTAATACGCAATTCCCATGAAGTAACTCACTGCGCCGGCTCCTGGGAAGCTTCTTCGGCTAATCACAATGTTCCCCCTGGCGGTGAGGGTACTTCTGGGGCCAACTCCGGCTGGACATCCATCCTAGGGAGCAGCTCTGGGGCCAACTCCGGCTGGACATCTATCCTAGGGAGTTGCTCTGGGGAAAACTCCGGCTGGACATCTATCCTAGGGAGCAGCGCTGGGGAAAACTCCGAACCCAGCGTGAATCAGCCAACGCCAACTTGCTCTTCAAATCAAAACATGGCTAGCCCGTCGTCTGCTCCAATTGAACAACCGGCCCCACAGCATACACCTTTCCCCTTCCTTCAAGAAGAGGGGGAGCGGGGGGATCTTCTCAGGTCTCTTCATAGGCTCGTAGCGTCTCAATTGAAGCATTCTTTTGAGAGAGACCTTCCAAGGTGGAGACTTTCCTCAACCACTGAGTTGTATGATGCGTCCGCCTATCGCATAATGATCTATGATATGGGTATCTCTATCCCCGAAGATACAAAGGAGGATATTAAGGAATGGATTCACGAAGTACGTTCAAATCCTGAACTCCTGAAATCCTCTTATAACGACTTCAAAAAAGGAAGCTATTTAGTTTAGGACTATCATATGGGACTGTATCAAGGATGAGAACGAGAACTAATTGTCATTCTATGTTCTATGTttcgtttcttcctttttctttctatttttcgagaaaaggtCCCATCCTTCAATATCATGATTGGGTCGACCAGGCCAGATCATGAGTGAATAGAAAATCGAAAACGTACATAGCTGTTCAAGCGGAAATACTTGGAATAATTCTACCACTTCTACTAGGAGTAGCCTTTTTAGTGCTAGCTGAACGTAAAGTAATGGCTTTTGTGCAACGTCGAAAGGGTCCTGATGTAGTGGGATCGTTCGGATTGTTACAACCTCTAGCAGATGGTTCGAAATTGATTCTAAAAGAACCTATTTCACCAAGTAGTGctaatttctccctttttcgaATGGCTCCAGTGGCTACATTTATGTTAAGTCTGGTCGCTTGGGCCGTTGTACCTTTTGATTATGGTATGGTATTGTCAGATCTGAACATAGGGCTACTTTATTTGTTTGCCATATCTTCGCTAGGTGTTTATGGAATTATTACAGCAGGTCGGTCTAGTAATTAGGGGGCGGCCGTTCGGTCGCCTATGATACTAGGACCAATAGGTCCAAAATGGGTTTGTGCCGGAGGTGTTGAACGATCTACTCTACACAGGTGTGGGCTTACAGGGCTAGGGCTCAACAACCCTTTCTTTCATTTATCAAAAGGGCCCTGGTCGGTCACTTTTCCGGGCCGGGATGAAGTTTTGGAAGTTCTAAAAAGAGATCTTTCTCTGAGCACCTCAGATGAGGAAGGGTAGCCTGTCAAGCTGGCCTAACTAACTATTTAGAATATCTATCTAGATAGATATAgatatcttttgaatatatatataagattcGCTGTCTTTTAACCGGCTGTTCTTCTTTGTCAACGCTACTAAGGACTTATAGGTTCGCCTACTTGACTTATGAAAGATAATGAGAATGGgttcttcaaaaaggaaaagaaaaggccctaCTTTCGCAAGCCTTTGTCATTGTCAGTCAACTAAGTAGGGCCTGAGGCCCCCTGCGAATCCGTAAATCTGAAGAGCATGCCGCAACAAAAGGATGGTCCCCTATGCATTTCATTCTTtccggaagggaaaaaaaagtaccCCCCCATCATGGTGAACCTCTCCTTGTGATCGGGATCAGGTAGATGCCTCCCAGCCGGGGGGAAGATCGAATCGGAGTTTCCTTAGGTAGCCACCGACCTACAGTTATCCTTAAACTTCCGTGCTTGGTGGAGAAGAAGCGAACAAAGGTACGCTCGCTTGCTGTCTTGTTCTCTGCCGCGAACTGGGATCGCTCGCCAGCTAGGTCAGATTGGAGCAACATTTTTTGAGAACAGATTACCCATCTTCGGGGACAAGGGGCGGAACGACCTCTCGATCTACTTACTGCAGCCCAGGAAGAAAAACGTCGTCTAGGACTTCCCTCTTGCTCCGATCCCCCCTACGCCTAGGACGTTGTCTGGGCCAAGAGCCATAGTTAGTTGCTGTTTCcatttggttgttttttttttttatcgttgtTGATACCGGCAAGACCCAGCCAGATGATGTCTGCTGGTTGGTAGTGAGAGGACTAATAGTACCTGCATACCCAAAAGGGGGCGCTGattaaaaaacaatcattttattttttttcttgctctcCCTTAGCAGCGGGAAAGGAGTCTATCTATCTGCCTAGCTTTGGTAGATTTCCCCCAACGCAATCCACAGAAATTCCACGAATCCCTTGGTGGATAAGTCCGACGACTCAGCAGCAGTGCGGAATTGACTTTCTCGTCCGGTGGATCTGATCTATAGTTAGGGGGCAATACATACCAAAAGGTTCGAAGAAGGAAGGCGCATAAGAGTAGATAACCAACCCACCCTTCTGTATAACCTATTCACATTAGTGAAGCGGCTGGATGCATAACATAAGGGAAGTGCACGTTTGTGAGACCTTAGTCGGGATGGGGAGTCAACCTACGAGCAGAGAAGAGGGTGGTACCGCTGCCCCTCTCTAAGTAAAGGTAAAGTCTCTCGTTCAGGTAGAATGGTTGGAAATGGAAAGAAGCGGAAAAGGGTCAAAGGCGGTTGCTAGCATCGAAGAGAGCCGTCATCGACGAGAAAGTGGGAGTTCGGACTTGGCGAACGAGCTCTTGCCGCGGGAGAGGAAAGCGGGGCAGGCAAAATAACCATTCCGGTGGTGGATAGTGGAGCAAAGGCTGGATAAAAGATGGATAGGCATGCCTTATCATCCAAAAGGATTCGAAAGAGGAAGGGCGTTGTGCGGCTTCTTTTATAGCGCACGCGTATGATGGTGAGCAGCAAGCTGTTGGTTTTTCAAGTAGGGGCTCTTACCACCAAGCGCCCAATCCAACCAGAATACAAGTAAGTAATATGAATCGGCTGTCCCTCAAGCAAGTAGGAAAGAGCCATTGCTTTTGTCAAACCAAATGCTTGAGTTCGACCGATTTCTTTGTATTGCAGCATCCGCCAATCCCCTTAGCGTGAAGGAGATCGTAATAGGCTAGCTTTGTACCCCCTCTTTTTGTTTATGGCGGATGACAGACTTAACGGTAGTTGTCTGATGCCAAATGATGATTGGCTTGGTCTGAAGTCAGTGAATGATTGGTTCGCAAAACTTTTCTATTACATAATGGGAACTCTCCCTATAGGCGCCTCACTCTATATCGCCCATTGACCTGAGGGCTGACTGGGAAAGAGCTTCGAAAGGTGACTGATGGGATGGGAGCTGTCGGCCTACAGGGAAAAATAAGTCTATCTGAGAGATGCGTTCGATAGGGGGCTACCTTGAGTGGCCGAAGTGCGCTAGCCGGCTAACTTCTTTCCGCTGCTTGTCAAATAGTATGCTCCATGCCCTGGACCAGTGGGCTGTACGAGTCAGAGTCTGTCCCGCCTATCCTCTTTTCCCACTAGGGCTCCACGAACAAATGGTACACGCTATTCAATGAGGTCGAAGAGGGATGCGGGGATCACAACTATACAGGAGCTACAAAGGTGGCTGGCCACAACCTAAATATCGGCCCGACGACAGACATGAAAGCACACGTGAGACCAAAAACGGAGCGAATTTCCACTCTCGCCCTGATGAAAGTGCAACTGACATTACCGTCGCAGCAACTAAGGTATACGTCTGCCTGGATTCGATTCGAGTGAACCGGCCCTCGAACTTTCACCTCATGGAATGGTTTTATAGATAATGCCTTCCGAGAGCTTTCGAaagctttctttccctttccatCGTACTCGGGCATCATCCTTCTCTCTTGCTCGAACAGAAGGAGCATCCACCTACTCGCACTGGGACCTAATCTACATCACACCTAGAGCCCGTAGAAGTAGCAACCCAAGCCCAACCACGGAAGCCAAAACAGAAGCAAAGAAAGCTGTTACTCTTATTTGGATTAGTTTCATAGAATCCTTTTGTTCCAAGTAAGCGGTATGGATTCTCCAACCAAGGCTCGTGTTACCGGGATGACTAGTTGAAGCGGCTCTCCATGGATGGTTCCATTTCCTACAATTTTTGAACCCGTCCTGTGATAGAAGGCTTTAGTCGGTCttctaaagtgattgttttcaCTTAAAGGGGGGGATTCGAGGTACCGTGATACGGAAAGTGAGGAAAGCTAGCCGGAGAAagcattttttctttgttcgcTCAGTGATTGAAGTTGCTCTCCTATCCTTTAGTGAAAAAAGGGACCCTTGACTCAACTAGTCTCTCGCTTGGATTCTTCTCACGAATTGGATTTGAACCAATATCTCCCCTATCGGGGGACTTCCCTTTTAGTCGATCGCGATCGCACCCACCCTCTTTACCAAATCATCGAACAACCTTCTAAGTACAAAAAGCCTTCtccttttttactcttttttaagTTAATGCATCTGATTCcataaaattctttcttttgaaacaaccttcttcttttcttagaAGGGTTAACAAGTCGTATTCTCTATTTGCTTTCCTTCTCGTATGGTAATGCTCGTCCCTATTATGATCTCTTGAAATGACGAAACTTCTGCATTGGAAAACTAAAGGAATTCTTACTTTCGTTTAGAGCGGGCAACAAGCCCTTTTTCTTAGTAAGTCGGGTACTAAATCCCGGTTGCTCTATCTAGCCCTAGATTCTGCTTAATACTTTCTTTGTTGGATTTGAAACTACAGCTTCAGCCCGAACTCCACCAGTACTTGCCCGAGGTATATTCCCTTGCTTGGGCCAAATCACGATAGGCGCGATGTTCTTTCCAATGAGGATAGATAGGTGCTAGCTGAAGCCTCTCTACGATCTACGGTCTTTCTTCGATCCTTCTTAATTCCAAACGATCATATACCCTACCCCTCGAACGAATACAATCGAAAGAATGGACTTTTGAAGACCCGGAAAAGAATTCACTAGCAGCTAGGTCCCAACTAGACTAGAAAGGGTCCTCTTATTCTCCGGACATGATCTTTTTATGGCTATGTGAGAGAAGTAGATGGCTCTGCTCTGCAAGGACCTCCGATTGAAGAGACTAGCTAAGGCCAattcaaggaaaagaaaaagctccAGTAAGTCACTCACCCGCAGCAGAGAGTATTGCTTAAGGGTCTCCACTATTACCAAAGCCCCTTTCTTTGCCCACATCAAATGCTCCTTGCGTGCTTACCCCAAAAGCCTTCTAACTGCAGGCTTTACTACAGGCAAGTCCAAAACAATTTATAAACTCCAAGCTACTCATGCCAAGCTATTCTCTCTACTAGTAGGATTACCAGAGGTATAGCTTCACTACCGAAGGTATGGCTCTACTACCGGATACCGGAAGATTGGATTCTACTCCTTAGGAGAGTCTAGTTTTCATACCAGCTCCAATGCTATAACTTCCTTCAGCTTTCAAAGCACAGAGATAGCTAGTGATTACAATTAGGATATTTTATTTACCCGGCCGCTCGTGGTAGCCTTGGTTGGCTGTACCTGTACAGAACTAAGCTTTAGGTCTCTTTCTGTAGCTAATCGAAGaaagttttttgttttctaaagCCAGCTATAGTTCACTGTCTTAAATAAAAGCATCTCTCTAAAGCCATTGTCTACGGGCTTCATACCCCTTTTAAGGGGGACACACCGCCCAATTGTTCTTCCGCTTGGTTTCTTCGGGAAGATAGCAAACCATGATCATATacgcaatttttctttctctttttgtgtGGAAGTGAAGAGAGACCGCAAGGCTTCGCCGTTTGAGAATCTTTTTTTCAATAGACAGTGGTTGAAGATCCCTCCGCCCTATTAGTAAAGCTACTTGATCATCTTCAGATTGGCGTATCTCCTCGTGTCGCGAGGACTGCCCCTCGGTCATGTTCTTCTGTGGATTACTGGTTTCGCCAATTTTATCTGACCTTGGCCTTGTTCTGCCTTGTCTTTTGAGCAAATAAGAGCTCGCATAGCTTCTATAATCTCCATCATCTTATCTAGCCTTTCTTCGTTTTGTTGAGTTATGGCTTCTTTAGGGGATATTTCGTCTTCGTTGGTTACAAAGACGTGTTCTGTTCTTGACACTTCTGATGAGACGGTACGTGCCAAGTCTTCGGACTCATCGGAAGACGGGTCATCACCGGGTTCTGTTTGGCCTCCGGGATTGTCATATATGACAACCGATGTTGCCCGTGACACTTAAAATCCTTGGCTTTGAAGCTATAGAAACAAAAAGGCTACTTACTAGCTTTGCGATAGGAGCTTGCGCGTGGGCCCAAGCTCTATAGGAAATAAAATAGCATAGGCATCGCAGCGGCTACTCTTTTGCGTTAGGAGTTATGTTATTGTCGTTTAGTTTAGCTTTCATTTAGGAGTGAAAAGGAACATCTTTATGAGATGAACGTAATCTATATCTCTCCTTTCTTTGGTTAGGAACAATTCAATAGCTTGCTTTAGGGGACATCGAATCACACATAGCGAGCGGCTACTACTTTCTTTCTAGTAGCTGCTTCGCTTTAGGAGCCATTTGGTGTAGAACCACATAGCTTGCTCTGAAGCTATTGCATTGATAGGCAGGGCTTACCGGTACAATAAAGCAGTCAATTGGGACGCCCCCCGGAACTATATCTATAACGTTCACAAACAGACCCAGCTCTTCCAATAGACCCCTAAATCTTGGGACAGAAAATTCCTTCGATTTTCCCAAAAAGATAGGAACAAAGATCTCATGGTAATGACGCGCATATCGAAAGTTTGGAAAGTGGGCTTCCTCatctagaaaataattaaataaaacggGGGTGAGAAAAGTCACAGTTGGAATTCCAGTTTTCGTCGACCAATCTGTTCCCGTGTTGTCTATGATGGGCAACTCAAGAAAGGACGAGATCAATCGCAAAAGAAATGGATCTTCTTCCCCGAAAGCCTCTAAGGAAGAACTATTAATTAAGCCAAAAGGCTAGACTTAAGGATTCACTTCTTTGTGAGTGAATACCGAGCCGAAAGGCCCAGCTCTGACTTATTGATTGGATGCTGAGAATCCGATCTGCAGATGAAGCAGAAGCAGGCAAAAGGCTCAAGGCATAAAGGCTATTATTCCTTTCTTGAGCGAAATCATTGACCTTGAGCCTGGTTTGATTAGGACATTTCCGCATTTCATCTCAAAGAGGATCTCACTCTTTCTTTCCGGCTTAGCCGAACTACTTGGCTCGGGTCAATTCACTCTTTCTTTATCGCAAGCAAATAGCCAAAGAGCTGATGAAAGAGCACCGTCTTCTCTTATTCCTGAAAACATCTGCAGAGCAGTTATTACAAAAAGACTAGCA
Coding sequences:
- the LOC125313463 gene encoding uncharacterized protein LOC125313463 isoform X2, with translation MFQKFPPFVKIWKSVIFWLPIPIALCGVFLTCDVFLRRSYCDAAEPWQLGSQDAATPMMQGIIHLPGDITCISFSLVLRFFLPFFLTLCQWRFYYFPQTGFGKSTTTLEIIGTIFTRIFLVLMLIRNSHEVTHCAGSWEASSANHNVPPGGEGTSGANSGWTSILGSSAGENSEPSVNQPTPTCSSNQNMASPSSAPIEQPAPQHTPFPFLQEEGERGDLLRSLHRLVASQLKHSFERDLPRWRLSSTTELYDASAYRIMIYDMGISIPEDTKEDIKEWIHEVRSNPELLKSSYNDFKKGSYLV
- the LOC125313463 gene encoding uncharacterized protein LOC125313463 isoform X1, whose translation is MFQKFPPFVKIWKSVIFWLPIPIALCGVFLTCDVFLRRSYCDAAEPWQLGSQDAATPMMQGIIHLPGDITCISFSLVLRFFLPFFLTLCQWRFYYFPQTGFGKSTTTLEIIGTIFTRIFLVLMLIRNSHEVTHCAGSWEASSANHNVPPGGEGTSGANSGWTSILGSSSGANSGWTSILGSSAGENSEPSVNQPTPTCSSNQNMASPSSAPIEQPAPQHTPFPFLQEEGERGDLLRSLHRLVASQLKHSFERDLPRWRLSSTTELYDASAYRIMIYDMGISIPEDTKEDIKEWIHEVRSNPELLKSSYNDFKKGSYLV
- the LOC115733732 gene encoding NADH-ubiquinone oxidoreductase chain 1, giving the protein MAFVQRRKGPDVVGSFGLLQPLADGSKLILKEPISPSSANFSLFRMAPVATFMLSLVAWAVVPFDYGMVLSDLNIGLLYLFAISSLGVYGIITAGRSSN
- the LOC125313465 gene encoding uncharacterized protein LOC125313465, with the translated sequence MEIIEAMRALICSKDKAEQGQGYTEGWVGYLLLCAFLLRTFWYVLPPNYRSDPPDEKVNSALLLSRRTYPPRDSWNFSPPFGYAGTISPLTTNQQTSSGWVLPGGSEQEGSPRRRFSSWAAVSRSRGRSAPCPRRWVICSQKMLLQSDLAGERSQFAAENKTASERTFVRFFSTKHGSLRITVGRWLPKETPIRSSPRLGGIYLIPITRRGSP